A window of the Bufo gargarizans isolate SCDJY-AF-19 chromosome 1, ASM1485885v1, whole genome shotgun sequence genome harbors these coding sequences:
- the LOC122924991 gene encoding gastrula zinc finger protein XlCGF7.1-like, with the protein MGDPPCKSEVEEDVPGDVTTGNLSKNSEGNFMLSLHHKVEDEDIMQRSSGENLITLIVHPGPHSTDLSYNPSDHEKPSPDQSQIVTTSTGQKGGERFHCGKESTKGSVLSIHKSIHTIKKPYSCSECGNSFREKAHLIVHERCHTGEKPYSCSECGKCFAWKSHLVTHERIHTGEKPYSCPECGKCFTQRSHLVKHRRFHTGERLHSCSLCGKCFTQKSDLVRHERSHTGEKPYSCSECGKCFNDKSNLVAHQRVHTGEKPYYCSDCGKCFNNKSNLVAHQKLHTREKPYLW; encoded by the exons atgggcgatcccccgtgtaagagtgaggtggaggaggacgttccaggagatgtcaccacag GAAATCTCAGTAAGAATTCTGAAGGAAACTTCATGTTATCACTACATCATAAAGTAGAAGATGAAGATATCATGCAGCGCTCCTCAGGAGAAAACCTCATTACCCTTATTGTACATCCAGGACCTCACAGTACAGATCTATCATATAATCCCTCTGATCACGAGaaaccttctcctgaccaatcacagattgttaccacAAGTACAGGTCAGAAAGGGGGTGAAAGATTTCACTGTGGTAAAGAGTCCACAAAAGGCTCAGTTCTTTCTATACACAAATCAATTCACACAATAAAGAAGCCatactcctgttcagaatgtggaaacagCTTTCGAGAAAAAGCACATCTTATTGTACACgagagatgtcacacaggagagaaaccatattcatgttcagaatgtgggaaatgttttgcatgGAAATCACATCtcgttacacatgagagaattcacacaggagaaaagccatattcatgtccagaatgtgggaaatgttttacacagagaTCACATCTTGTTAAACACCGGAGATTTCATACAGGAGAGAGGCTGCATTCATGTTCactatgtgggaaatgttttacgcaaaaatcagatcttgttagacatgagagaagtcacactggagagaaaccgtattcatgttcagaatgtgggaaatgttttaatgataaatcaaatcttgttgcacatcagagagtgcacacaggggagaagccatactactgttcagattgtgggaaatgttttaataataaatcaaatcttgttgcaCATCAGAAACTACATACAAGGGAGAAGCCGTATTTATGGTAA